From one Mangifera indica cultivar Alphonso unplaced genomic scaffold, CATAS_Mindica_2.1 Un_0033, whole genome shotgun sequence genomic stretch:
- the LOC123206348 gene encoding protein IQ-domain 26-like produces the protein MGKATRWLKGLLGMKKKKEKDHLENSFSDSNSSFSDNKKEKKRFSFGKSLKDTSVNSQIPLNIAANIPARDMEWLRSYITDSESEQNKHAIAVAAATAAAADAAVAAAQAAVAVVRLTSNGNRSLLSIGKETWAAVKIQTVFRGYLARKALRALKGLVKIQALVRGYLVRKRATATLHSMQALIRAQTAVRSQRARRSFNKENKFQPEFRPRKSIERFDETRSEMHSKRIPVCLESPLNGFDESPKIVEIDTFKPRTRSRRYNAVLSEFGDELYYQAMSSPLPCPVPARISIPNHPKHPDFEWCFTGDECRFSTTAHNTPRFVNSVRSSVPLTPSRSMCGDMYTRAYSNFPNYMANTQSFNAKLRSYSAPKQRPEPGAKKRLSLNEVMAARNSISSVKMERSSCIQVQEGLNKEA, from the exons ATGGGCAAAGCTACAAGGTGGCTAAAGGGCTTGCTGgggatgaaaaagaagaaagaaaaagaccaTTTAGAGAACTCATTTTCagattcaaattcaagtttcaGTGACAacaagaaggagaagaaaaggtTCAGTTTTGGCAAGTCATTGAAAGACACAAGTGTGAATTCTCAGATTCCTCTCAACATTGCAGCTAATATTCCAGCCAGAGACATGGAATGGCTCAGGTCGTACATTACCGATTCAGAAAGTGAGCAGAACAAGCATGCAATTGCTGTCGCAGCAGCCACTGCAGCTGCCGCCGACGCAGCAGTGGCTGCGGCACAGGCAGCCGTGGCGGTTGTGAGGCTGACTAGTAATGGTAACAGGTCTCTTTTGAGTATAGGGAAAGAGACGTGGGCTGCTGTGAAAATTCAGACTGTGTTTAGGGGCTATTTG GCCCGGAAAGCCCTTAGAGCTTTGAAGGGATTGGTGAAGATTCAGGCTCTTGTTCGAGGGTATCTTGTCCGGAAACGGGCAACTGCAACTCTTCACAGTATGCAAGCTTTAATCAGAGCTCAAACTGCAGTCAGATCTCAGCGTGCTCGCCGCTCTTTCAATAAAGAGAACAAGTTTCAACCAGAGTTTCGACCACGAAAATCCATA GaaaggtttgatgaaacaaGAAGTGAAATGCATAGTAAAAGAATACCTGTATGTCTTGAGAGTCCACTTAATGGATTTGATGAAAGTCCTAAAATAGTTGAAATCGACACATTCAAGCCAAGAACAAGGTCTCGTCGCTACAACGCTGTGTTATCTGAGTTTGGTGATGAGCTATACTACCAAGCAATGTCATCGCCTCTTCCATGTCCAGTTCCAGCTCGAATCTCCATCCCCAATCACCCAAAACATCCAGATTTCGAGTGGTGCTTTACTGGCGACGAATGCAGGTTCTCCACGACCGCACATAACACCCCTCGTTTTGTGAATTCCGTTCGATCAAGTGTTCCTCTAACTCCATCAAGAAGTATGTGTGGCGACATGTACACCAGGGCCTATTCCAACTTCCCTAATTATATGGCAAACACACAATCGTTCAACGCGAAATTGAGGTCCTACAGTGCGCCAAAGCAACGACCGGAACCAGGGGCAAAGAAGAGGCTTTCTCTGAACGAAGTTATGGCTGCAAGAAACAGCATAAGCAGTGTTAAAATGGAAAGGTCGTCCTGTATTCAAGTTCAAGAAGGATTGAACAAGGAAGCTTAA
- the LOC123206349 gene encoding nuclear poly(A) polymerase 4-like isoform X2: MLSSERMSASPPSTTAPSPPHPPKQYGVTKPISMLGPTEADIQRTLELEKFLVEAGLYESKEEAAKREEVLGRIRQIVKNWVKDLTRLRGYSDQMVADANALIFTFGSYRLGVHGPGADIDTLCVGPSYVNREEDFFFILHNILAEMEEVTELQPVPDAHVPVMKFKFDGISIDLLYASISLLVVPEDLDISDISVLYDVDEPTVRSLNGCRVADQILKLVPNVEHFCTTLRCLKFWAKRRGVYSNVTGFLGGVNWALLTARVCQLYPNAVPSMIVARFFRVYTLWRWPNPVMLCAIEEAELGFSVWDPRKNPRDKTHHMPIITPAYPCMNSSYNVSTSTLRVMMDQFQYGKKICEEIELNKAQWSALFEPYLFFEGYKNYLQVDIIAADVDDLRTWKGWVESRLRQLTLMIERDTYGKLQCHPYPHEYVDSSKPCSHSAFFMGLQRKRGEMVQEGQQFDIRGTVEEFKHSINMYMFWKPGMEICVSHVRRKQIPSYVFPEGYKRSRHPKFSSQLQSDKQCCEDSDAHQTGSGDRLFKRKKDTDAMEQDTPGKRQSISPQKQDSASPERMAPSSLSSRTGSNSGPINPNKRMLDQEIAEVGNLLNSSNTSVTSYDVGNESVAGSTEGNNGSIDGSVEGSNNLGSSQSDSCDADSKSLSENGNLDGSGVFYNGTQGELEPNTSLGEVLQSMGGMDSETVQKTSYKAEFDDNSIRD; encoded by the exons ATGCTGAGTTCGGAGAGAATGAGCGCGTCGCCACCATCGACAACGGCACCGTCACCGCCTCATCCACCTAAGCAGTATGGAGTTACGAAGCCAATATCGATGTTGGGACCGACAGAGGCTGATATTCAGAGAACCCTCGAATTagagaag TTTTTGGTTGAAGCCGGGCTTTATGAGAGCAAAGAGGAAGCAGCGAAGAGAGAAGAGGTTCTGGGTCGAATCAGACAG ATTGTTAAAAATTGGGTGAAGGATCTTACTCGTTTGAGGGGATACTCTGATCAGATGGTGGCGGATGCAAATGCTTTAATTTTTACTTTCGGGTCTTATCGTCTTGGG GTACATGGTCCTGGTGCTGACATAGACACACTATGTGTTGGACCATCCTATGTCAATCGAGAG GAAGATTTCTTCTTTATATTACATAACATCCTGGCAGAAATGGAAGAAGTTACAGAACTGCAGCCTGTTCCAGATGCTCATGTCCCAGTGatgaaatttaagtttgatgGAATATCAATTGACCTTCTATACGCAAGTATCTCTCTCTTGGTTGTACCAGAA GATTTGGACATCTCTGACATATCTGTATTGTATGATGTTGATGAACCAACTGTTCGGAGTCTCAATGGATGTCGTGTTGCAGATCAAATTCTTAAGCTTGTTCCAAATGTTGAG CATTTTTGCACAACGCTCAGATGTTTAAAGTTCTGGGCTAAAAGGCGTGGTGTTTACTCTAAT GTGACTGGATTTCTTGGTGGTGTGAACTGGGCACTTCTCACAGCTCGTGTATGCCAGCTTTACCCTAATGCTGTTCCTAGCATGATTGTTGCTCGGTTTTTTCGGGTTTACACACTATGGCGCTGGCCTAACCCAGTCATGCTATGTGCAATCGAGGAGGCTGAGCTTGGGTTTTCTGTTTGGGACCCTCGTAAAAATCCTCGTGACAAAACCCATCATATGCCGATCATAACACCTGCTTACCCATGCATGAATTCTAGCTATAATGTGTCAACAAGCACTCTCCGTGTTATGATGGATCAGTTTCAATACGGTAAAAAGATTTGTGAG GAAATAGAGTTGAATAAAGCTCAATGGAGTGCTCTGTTTGAAccatatttgttttttgaagGCTACAAGAACTATCTCCAAGTTGACATAATTGCAGCTGATGTTGATGATTTGCGAACTTGGAAAGGTTGGGTGGAATCTCGACTAAGGCAGCTGACTCTGATG ATTGAGCGTGACACATATGGCAAATTGCAATGCCATCCTTATCCTCATGAGTATGTAGATTCATCCAAGCCATGCTCCCATTCTGCATTCTTTATGGGCTTACAAAGAAAACGAGGAGAAATGGTCCAGGAGGGGCAGCAGTTTGATATTCGTGGTACAGTTGAAGAATTTAAGCAttcaataaatatgtatatgttttggaAGCCAGGGATGGAAATATGTGTTTCTCATGTTCGTCGTAAGCAGATTCCTTCTTATGTTTTTCCAGAAGGTTATAAACGATCTCGACACCCAAAATTTTCATCTCAGCTGCAGTCTGATAAGCAATGCTGTGAAGACAGTGATGCACATCAGACTGGATCTGgtgatagattatttaaaaggaaaaaagatacAGATGCTATGGAGCAAGATACTCCAGGAAAACGACAGTCCATTAGCCCTCAGAAGCAGGATTCTGCATCTCCAGAGCGTATGGCACCAAGTAGCTTGAGTTCTAGGACTGGATCAAATTCAGGCCCGATTAACCCAAATAAAAGGATGCTGGATCAGGAGATTGCTGAGGTTGGAAATCTCTTAAACTCCAGCAATACATCTGTGACAAGTTATGATGTTGGAAATGAGTCAGTAGCAGGTAGCACTGAGGGAAATAATGGAAGCATTGATGGGAGTGTTGAAGGGAGCAATAACCTAGGATCTTCTCAAAGCGATTCTTGTGATGCAGATTCTAAATCCCTCTCGGAGAATGGGAATCTTGATGGCAGTGGAGTATTTTACAATGGAACGCAGGGAGAGTTAGAG CCAAATACTAGCCTCGGAGAAGTTTTGCAATCTATGGGCGGAATGGACTCAGAAACTGTGCAGAAAACCAGTTATAAG GCTGAGTTTGACGACAACAGTATAAGAGATTAG
- the LOC123206349 gene encoding nuclear poly(A) polymerase 4-like isoform X3: protein MLSSERMSASPPSTTAPSPPHPPKQYGVTKPISMLGPTEADIQRTLELEKFLVEAGLYESKEEAAKREEVLGRIRQIVKNWVKDLTRLRGYSDQMVADANALIFTFGSYRLGVHGPGADIDTLCVGPSYVNREEDFFFILHNILAEMEEVTELQPVPDAHVPVMKFKFDGISIDLLYASISLLVVPEDLDISDISVLYDVDEPTVRSLNGCRVADQILKLVPNVEHFCTTLRCLKFWAKRRGVYSNVTGFLGGVNWALLTARVCQLYPNAVPSMIVARFFRVYTLWRWPNPVMLCAIEEAELGFSVWDPRKNPRDKTHHMPIITPAYPCMNSSYNVSTSTLRVMMDQFQYGKKICEEIELNKAQWSALFEPYLFFEGYKNYLQVDIIAADVDDLRTWKGWVESRLRQLTLMIERDTYGKLQCHPYPHEYVDSSKPCSHSAFFMGLQRKRGEMVQEGQQFDIRGTVEEFKHSINMYMFWKPGMEICVSHVRRKQIPSYVFPEGYKRSRHPKFSSQLQSDKQCCEDSDAHQTGSGDRLFKRKKDTDAMEQDTPGKRQSISPQKQDSASPERMAPSSLSSRTGSNSGPINPNKRMLDQEIAEVGNLLNSSNTSVTSYDVGNESVAGSTEGNNGSIDGSVEGSNNLGSSQSDSCDADSKSLSENGNLDGSGVFYNGTQGELEPNTSLGEVLQSMGGMDSETVQKTSYKATG, encoded by the exons ATGCTGAGTTCGGAGAGAATGAGCGCGTCGCCACCATCGACAACGGCACCGTCACCGCCTCATCCACCTAAGCAGTATGGAGTTACGAAGCCAATATCGATGTTGGGACCGACAGAGGCTGATATTCAGAGAACCCTCGAATTagagaag TTTTTGGTTGAAGCCGGGCTTTATGAGAGCAAAGAGGAAGCAGCGAAGAGAGAAGAGGTTCTGGGTCGAATCAGACAG ATTGTTAAAAATTGGGTGAAGGATCTTACTCGTTTGAGGGGATACTCTGATCAGATGGTGGCGGATGCAAATGCTTTAATTTTTACTTTCGGGTCTTATCGTCTTGGG GTACATGGTCCTGGTGCTGACATAGACACACTATGTGTTGGACCATCCTATGTCAATCGAGAG GAAGATTTCTTCTTTATATTACATAACATCCTGGCAGAAATGGAAGAAGTTACAGAACTGCAGCCTGTTCCAGATGCTCATGTCCCAGTGatgaaatttaagtttgatgGAATATCAATTGACCTTCTATACGCAAGTATCTCTCTCTTGGTTGTACCAGAA GATTTGGACATCTCTGACATATCTGTATTGTATGATGTTGATGAACCAACTGTTCGGAGTCTCAATGGATGTCGTGTTGCAGATCAAATTCTTAAGCTTGTTCCAAATGTTGAG CATTTTTGCACAACGCTCAGATGTTTAAAGTTCTGGGCTAAAAGGCGTGGTGTTTACTCTAAT GTGACTGGATTTCTTGGTGGTGTGAACTGGGCACTTCTCACAGCTCGTGTATGCCAGCTTTACCCTAATGCTGTTCCTAGCATGATTGTTGCTCGGTTTTTTCGGGTTTACACACTATGGCGCTGGCCTAACCCAGTCATGCTATGTGCAATCGAGGAGGCTGAGCTTGGGTTTTCTGTTTGGGACCCTCGTAAAAATCCTCGTGACAAAACCCATCATATGCCGATCATAACACCTGCTTACCCATGCATGAATTCTAGCTATAATGTGTCAACAAGCACTCTCCGTGTTATGATGGATCAGTTTCAATACGGTAAAAAGATTTGTGAG GAAATAGAGTTGAATAAAGCTCAATGGAGTGCTCTGTTTGAAccatatttgttttttgaagGCTACAAGAACTATCTCCAAGTTGACATAATTGCAGCTGATGTTGATGATTTGCGAACTTGGAAAGGTTGGGTGGAATCTCGACTAAGGCAGCTGACTCTGATG ATTGAGCGTGACACATATGGCAAATTGCAATGCCATCCTTATCCTCATGAGTATGTAGATTCATCCAAGCCATGCTCCCATTCTGCATTCTTTATGGGCTTACAAAGAAAACGAGGAGAAATGGTCCAGGAGGGGCAGCAGTTTGATATTCGTGGTACAGTTGAAGAATTTAAGCAttcaataaatatgtatatgttttggaAGCCAGGGATGGAAATATGTGTTTCTCATGTTCGTCGTAAGCAGATTCCTTCTTATGTTTTTCCAGAAGGTTATAAACGATCTCGACACCCAAAATTTTCATCTCAGCTGCAGTCTGATAAGCAATGCTGTGAAGACAGTGATGCACATCAGACTGGATCTGgtgatagattatttaaaaggaaaaaagatacAGATGCTATGGAGCAAGATACTCCAGGAAAACGACAGTCCATTAGCCCTCAGAAGCAGGATTCTGCATCTCCAGAGCGTATGGCACCAAGTAGCTTGAGTTCTAGGACTGGATCAAATTCAGGCCCGATTAACCCAAATAAAAGGATGCTGGATCAGGAGATTGCTGAGGTTGGAAATCTCTTAAACTCCAGCAATACATCTGTGACAAGTTATGATGTTGGAAATGAGTCAGTAGCAGGTAGCACTGAGGGAAATAATGGAAGCATTGATGGGAGTGTTGAAGGGAGCAATAACCTAGGATCTTCTCAAAGCGATTCTTGTGATGCAGATTCTAAATCCCTCTCGGAGAATGGGAATCTTGATGGCAGTGGAGTATTTTACAATGGAACGCAGGGAGAGTTAGAG CCAAATACTAGCCTCGGAGAAGTTTTGCAATCTATGGGCGGAATGGACTCAGAAACTGTGCAGAAAACCAGTTATAAGGCAA CAGGCTGA
- the LOC123206349 gene encoding nuclear poly(A) polymerase 4-like isoform X1 → MLSSERMSASPPSTTAPSPPHPPKQYGVTKPISMLGPTEADIQRTLELEKFLVEAGLYESKEEAAKREEVLGRIRQIVKNWVKDLTRLRGYSDQMVADANALIFTFGSYRLGVHGPGADIDTLCVGPSYVNREEDFFFILHNILAEMEEVTELQPVPDAHVPVMKFKFDGISIDLLYASISLLVVPEDLDISDISVLYDVDEPTVRSLNGCRVADQILKLVPNVEHFCTTLRCLKFWAKRRGVYSNVTGFLGGVNWALLTARVCQLYPNAVPSMIVARFFRVYTLWRWPNPVMLCAIEEAELGFSVWDPRKNPRDKTHHMPIITPAYPCMNSSYNVSTSTLRVMMDQFQYGKKICEEIELNKAQWSALFEPYLFFEGYKNYLQVDIIAADVDDLRTWKGWVESRLRQLTLMIERDTYGKLQCHPYPHEYVDSSKPCSHSAFFMGLQRKRGEMVQEGQQFDIRGTVEEFKHSINMYMFWKPGMEICVSHVRRKQIPSYVFPEGYKRSRHPKFSSQLQSDKQCCEDSDAHQTGSGDRLFKRKKDTDAMEQDTPGKRQSISPQKQDSASPERMAPSSLSSRTGSNSGPINPNKRMLDQEIAEVGNLLNSSNTSVTSYDVGNESVAGSTEGNNGSIDGSVEGSNNLGSSQSDSCDADSKSLSENGNLDGSGVFYNGTQGELEPNTSLGEVLQSMGGMDSETVQKTSYKQAEFDDNSIRD, encoded by the exons ATGCTGAGTTCGGAGAGAATGAGCGCGTCGCCACCATCGACAACGGCACCGTCACCGCCTCATCCACCTAAGCAGTATGGAGTTACGAAGCCAATATCGATGTTGGGACCGACAGAGGCTGATATTCAGAGAACCCTCGAATTagagaag TTTTTGGTTGAAGCCGGGCTTTATGAGAGCAAAGAGGAAGCAGCGAAGAGAGAAGAGGTTCTGGGTCGAATCAGACAG ATTGTTAAAAATTGGGTGAAGGATCTTACTCGTTTGAGGGGATACTCTGATCAGATGGTGGCGGATGCAAATGCTTTAATTTTTACTTTCGGGTCTTATCGTCTTGGG GTACATGGTCCTGGTGCTGACATAGACACACTATGTGTTGGACCATCCTATGTCAATCGAGAG GAAGATTTCTTCTTTATATTACATAACATCCTGGCAGAAATGGAAGAAGTTACAGAACTGCAGCCTGTTCCAGATGCTCATGTCCCAGTGatgaaatttaagtttgatgGAATATCAATTGACCTTCTATACGCAAGTATCTCTCTCTTGGTTGTACCAGAA GATTTGGACATCTCTGACATATCTGTATTGTATGATGTTGATGAACCAACTGTTCGGAGTCTCAATGGATGTCGTGTTGCAGATCAAATTCTTAAGCTTGTTCCAAATGTTGAG CATTTTTGCACAACGCTCAGATGTTTAAAGTTCTGGGCTAAAAGGCGTGGTGTTTACTCTAAT GTGACTGGATTTCTTGGTGGTGTGAACTGGGCACTTCTCACAGCTCGTGTATGCCAGCTTTACCCTAATGCTGTTCCTAGCATGATTGTTGCTCGGTTTTTTCGGGTTTACACACTATGGCGCTGGCCTAACCCAGTCATGCTATGTGCAATCGAGGAGGCTGAGCTTGGGTTTTCTGTTTGGGACCCTCGTAAAAATCCTCGTGACAAAACCCATCATATGCCGATCATAACACCTGCTTACCCATGCATGAATTCTAGCTATAATGTGTCAACAAGCACTCTCCGTGTTATGATGGATCAGTTTCAATACGGTAAAAAGATTTGTGAG GAAATAGAGTTGAATAAAGCTCAATGGAGTGCTCTGTTTGAAccatatttgttttttgaagGCTACAAGAACTATCTCCAAGTTGACATAATTGCAGCTGATGTTGATGATTTGCGAACTTGGAAAGGTTGGGTGGAATCTCGACTAAGGCAGCTGACTCTGATG ATTGAGCGTGACACATATGGCAAATTGCAATGCCATCCTTATCCTCATGAGTATGTAGATTCATCCAAGCCATGCTCCCATTCTGCATTCTTTATGGGCTTACAAAGAAAACGAGGAGAAATGGTCCAGGAGGGGCAGCAGTTTGATATTCGTGGTACAGTTGAAGAATTTAAGCAttcaataaatatgtatatgttttggaAGCCAGGGATGGAAATATGTGTTTCTCATGTTCGTCGTAAGCAGATTCCTTCTTATGTTTTTCCAGAAGGTTATAAACGATCTCGACACCCAAAATTTTCATCTCAGCTGCAGTCTGATAAGCAATGCTGTGAAGACAGTGATGCACATCAGACTGGATCTGgtgatagattatttaaaaggaaaaaagatacAGATGCTATGGAGCAAGATACTCCAGGAAAACGACAGTCCATTAGCCCTCAGAAGCAGGATTCTGCATCTCCAGAGCGTATGGCACCAAGTAGCTTGAGTTCTAGGACTGGATCAAATTCAGGCCCGATTAACCCAAATAAAAGGATGCTGGATCAGGAGATTGCTGAGGTTGGAAATCTCTTAAACTCCAGCAATACATCTGTGACAAGTTATGATGTTGGAAATGAGTCAGTAGCAGGTAGCACTGAGGGAAATAATGGAAGCATTGATGGGAGTGTTGAAGGGAGCAATAACCTAGGATCTTCTCAAAGCGATTCTTGTGATGCAGATTCTAAATCCCTCTCGGAGAATGGGAATCTTGATGGCAGTGGAGTATTTTACAATGGAACGCAGGGAGAGTTAGAG CCAAATACTAGCCTCGGAGAAGTTTTGCAATCTATGGGCGGAATGGACTCAGAAACTGTGCAGAAAACCAGTTATAAG CAGGCTGAGTTTGACGACAACAGTATAAGAGATTAG
- the LOC123206363 gene encoding hexokinase-1-like, protein MGKTTVVVACAAAVAVGLGAAVVVRRRTKRDGNWGKAMGMLKELEEKCATPVAKLKQVADAMTVEMHAGLASQGGSKLQMIISFVDSLPTGNEEGVYYALDLGGTNFRVLRVQLGGKGVRLVSQEFTEVSIPPNLMTGTSVALFDYIAAELAKFVAQEGPEYKLPPGRQRELGFTFSFPVMQTSITSGIIDRWTKGFSIDDAVGQDVVAKLSEAMRKQGLDMRVSALVNDTVGTLAGGRYEDPDVVAAVILGTGTNAAYVERAQAIPKWHGSSRSGDMVINMEWGNFWSSHFPLSEYDHALDAESLNPGDQIFEKMMSGMYLGEIVRKVLLRMAEEAAIFGVSVPPKLKEPFVLRTPDMSAIHHDTSSDLKVVDKKLKEVLEVSNTSLKVRKIIVDVCNIIAIRGARLAAAGILGVLKKIGRDTLKDGSKQRTVIAMDGGLYEHYSVFSKCLETTLEELFGEEVFKNIVIKHSNDGSGIGAALLAASHSKYLEY, encoded by the exons ATGGGGAAGACGACAGTTGTGGTGGCTTGCGCGGCGGCAGTGGCCGTTGGGTTGGGGGCAGCAGTGGTGGTGCGGCGGAGGACGAAGAGGGATGGTAACTGGGGGAAAGCAATGGGGATGTTGAAGGAGTTGGAAGAGAAGTGTGCGACGCCTGTGGCTAAATTGAAGCAAGTGGCGGATGCTATGACTGTGGAGATGCATGCTGGGCTTGCCTCTCAAGGTGGCAGTAAGCTCCAGATGATTATCAGCTTTGTGGACTCTCTCCCAACTgg GAACGAGGAGGGGGTATATTATGCATTGGACCTTGGGGGAACCAATTTCCGTGTGTTGAGAGTGCAATTGGGAGGCAAGGGTGTTCGTCTAGTTAGCCAAGAATTTACCGAGGTGTCAATTCCTCCTAATCTGATGACTGGAACTTCAGTT GCTCTTTTTGACTATATAGCAGCAGAGCTTGCAAAATTTGTTGCTCAAGAAGGTCCAGAATATAAACTTCCTCCTGGTAGACAAAGGGAGCTAGGTTTTACCTTCTCTTTCCCAGTGATGCAAACATCAATCACTTCTGGAATTATAGATAGGTGGACAAAAGGATTCTCTATAGATGATGCG GTTGGACAAGATGTGGTGGCAAAATTGTCAGAAGCTATGCGAAAACAAGGCCTTGATATGCGTGTGTCAGCTCTT GTGAATGACACAGTTGGAACATTAGCTGGAGGAAGGTATGAAGATCCTGATGTTGTTGCTGCTGTCATTTTAGGCACTGGTACAAATGCAGCATACGTGGAGCGTGCACAAGCAATTCCAAAATGGCACGGTTCATCTAGATCTGGAGATATG GTTATCAACATGGAGTGGGGTAACTTTTGGTCATCACACTTTCCACTATCAGAGTATGATCACGCACTGGATGCTGAGAGTTTGAACCCTGGTGACCAG atttttgagaaaatgatgTCCGGTATGTATTTGGGGGAGATTGTACGCAAAGTTTTATTGAGGATGGCTGAAGAAGCTGCAATTTTCGGTGTCAGTGTTCCACCAAAACTTAAAGAGCCTTTTGTATTGAG GACGCCTGATATGTCAGCTATACATCATGACACTTCCTCTGATCTTAAAGTTGTggataaaaaattgaaggagGTTTTAGAG GTATCTAATACTTCCTTGAAAGTGAGAAAAATTATAGTTGATGTTTGCAACATTATTGCCATACGTGGGGCTCGTCTTGCAGCTGCTGGGATCTTGGGTGTCCTGAAGAAAATTGGCAGAGATACATTGAAGGATGGGAGTAAACAGAGGACAGTGATAGCCATGGATGGCGGATTGTATGAACACTACAGTGTCTTCAGCAAATGCTTGGAGACTACCCTAGAGGAATTGTTCGGTGAGGAAGTATTTAAAAACATTGTCATCAAGCACTCTAATGACGGCTCAGGCATTGGGGCTGCCCTTCTTGCCGCATCACACTCCAAGTACCTTGAATATTAG
- the LOC123206366 gene encoding auxin-responsive protein IAA26-like, giving the protein MEGRFSKNGEACPHLLDLIPKEKEWLKMGDGERNRRSSEEKKLELRLGPPGGEDWSMKQAKISERSDLLSLGYFLPSINNTNNYNNNKNGFSFLQFPSTPTTSTVASQTPQSLPVMAKESSKPCCTKVVDLQSTPEKKAFSSPSPAKIPAVPTSSQKRTAPASVVGWPPIRSFRKNLSNTSASKQASESPNTVSNKDIDEKPVEASRKGLFVKINMDGVPIGRKVDLTAYDSYEKLSTAVDELFRGLLAAQRDSCAGGMVNKQEEEKAITGVLGGTGEYTLVYEDNEGDRMLVGDVPWRMFVSTVKRLRVLKSSEVSSLSLGGSKQDDKLLT; this is encoded by the exons ATGGAGGGTCGTTTTTCAAAGAATGGTGAGGCTTGTCCTCATCTGCTGGATTTGattccaaaagaaaaagaatggcTTAAGATGGGAGATGGAGAGAGAAATCGGAGGTCTTCAGAGGAGAAGAAGCTTGAACTGAGGCTTGGTCCACCAGGTGGTGAAGATTGGTCGATGAAACAAGCCAAAATATCAGAAAGAAGCGACCTTCTTTCTCTAGGCTACTTCCTTCCTTCCATCAATAACACAAACAATTACAACAACAACAAGAATGGCTTTTCATTTCTTCAGTTCCCATCCACCCCAACGACTTCAACAGTCGCTTCTCAAACTCCACAAAGCTTGCCTGTAATGGCAAAGGAATCCTCAAAGCCCTGTTGCACTAAAGTTGTAGACTTGCAGTCTACACCAGAAAAGAAAGCATTTTCTTCTCCATCTCCTGCTAAAATCCCAGCTGTGCCCACCAGCTCTCAGAAAAG GACTGCTCCTGCTTCAGTGGTGGGTTGGCCTCCAATTCGTTCATTCAGGAAGAATCTTTCAAACACAAGTGCTTCAAAACAAGCTTCCGAGTCACCAAATACAGTCTCAAACAAGGATATTGATGAAAAGCCAGTTGAAGCTAGCAGGAAAGGTCTGTTTGTGAAAATCAATATGGATGGTGTCCCTATTGGCAGAAAAGTTGATCTCACTGCCTATGACAGCTATGAAAAACTCTCAACTGCTGTTGATGAACTCTTCAGAGGCCTTCTTGCAG CTCAAAGAGATTCATGTGCTGGTGGAATGGTGAACAAGCAAGAGGAAGAGAAAGCGATCACCGGTGTATTGGGTGGAACTGGGGAATATACTCTTGTTTATGAGGATAATGAGGGGGACAGGATGCTTGTTGGGGATGTCCCATGGCG CATGTTTGTTTCAACAGTGAAGAGGTTGCGTGTGTTGAAGAGCTCTGAAGTTTCATCCTTAAGCC TCGGAGGCAGTAAGCAAGACGACAAGTTACTAACTTAA